Genomic DNA from bacterium:
GCACGCAGGTGAAGAAGACGCGGTCGTCGGGATCGCGGAGCAGGTCCTGCAGGCGGCCGAGGGGCACGGGCGGCAGGCCCCAGTGGGCGCTGGCCGCCACGTGGAGCGGGTGGTAGGCCGCGACGAGGTCCGGGTCGCGGGTGACGACGACCTCGGCGCCCCGCTTGAGGCCGCGGTTGCGCTCGTTCCGCTTGGTGTTGTTCCAGCAGTCCTTCGCCACCGCTTCGGCGCCGCCGGCGAGCGGGATCATGGCCGTGGGCGAGTCGTGCCGGATCCAGTTCCCGGCGCCGGCCAGCCGCGCCCCGAAGCGCGCCTCGCTGCCGGGATTCAGGGCGAAGGTGGCGGCGCTCCATCCCCCCCGGCGCCGCCCCGCGAAGGCCGCGACCAGCGCGTCGAAGACCGCGTCGCGCCGGGTGGCCGGCAGGTCGTCACGCACGAGGGGGCCGCCGCTCGTCCCGTCGAGGCTGCTGTCGAGCCGCTGCACCCGGACGAGTCCGCCGGCCAGGCGCCGTGGACCCCCGACCGCGACGAGCCCCCCCACCAGGCGCCCCGCGCTGCGGGCCGTCAGCCACAGGGGCGCGGCCCCCGGCTGGTGGGCGCAGGCGCAGCGCTGCCAATGGGTGGTGTGGGAGTAGTCGGCGTCGGCG
This window encodes:
- a CDS encoding GNAT family N-acetyltransferase, with protein sequence MIDTARGSTPAVDVTAGAAEPDGWGDLLAACADADYSHTTHWQRCACAHQPGAAPLWLTARSAGRLVGGLVAVGGPRRLAGGLVRVQRLDSSLDGTSGGPLVRDDLPATRRDAVFDALVAAFAGRRRGGWSAATFALNPGSEARFGARLAGAGNWIRHDSPTAMIPLAGGAEAVAKDCWNNTKRNERNRGLKRGAEVVVTRDPDLVAAYHPLHVAASAHWGLPPVPLGRLQDLLRDPDDRVFFTCVRLEGRVIGGHLCLHHGERVFAWNGVTDPAFARSHFPGTLCFWGDVQEACRRGAAWLDIGASGGVHSLEGFKKYLGAEIRPRGWYVAESGPVRVLRRVRERLAAGRGAAPRRWH